A region of the Phaseolus vulgaris cultivar G19833 chromosome 11, P. vulgaris v2.0, whole genome shotgun sequence genome:
TTTTAATGCTAAATTTAAATTACAAGTAAATTGTCACACAAAATATTGATTGTTCAATGTGTGTAAAAAGGACCTTCCAGAGAACAAAAAATCCAACATTTTCCACTTATATGCACGTATTCGAAAAGTTGAAGTGGAAATTAGTACAAAACAcgttatatttattaaaacttgGTCCCCAACTTGATAAAGAAACGGCAACATCCaaccagaaaaaaaaagagagagagaaaaagttaGAAATGTTCCTAGAGTAGATGGAACATGATGAGGTTAATGAATTAATTAACGTAGACCCCTTTCCATACCGAAACAGTTGGATATTAAATATGATGAGACATACAAGTAACAATGATTAACATACCATGTCCTTCTCTGCACTTCTTTCTCAACTCACCAAGTAGTAAAACAGCTTCTTCCCATTCTCATCATTTCTAAATTTTGTTTCACAGAAAACTCAAGTTGTTGAATGCATAACTTTAGATACGTGTAATTTAAACAATATATTATCCTAGGCAATTTGAGGGTGGATGTGTCGTTTTCCCTGGAGACCATATCATGAATCACTGCGGATTTCATATTGGAGATAGTTCAATCACTATTCCTTATCTCTCACTACCTGAATTCTGTGGTTTCATCTGTTGTGTCATTGTTTCTGAGGGATCAGTAGAAGGAAATTTTCGTGTTCTATCTATCAAGAGGGATTGTAGTATTGATATAAATAGACAATAGAATAGAGAGAAAAAGGTTGCCCCCAAACTCCTATATAGAAAGATACCAGAGTCTACACTTTGCCTGCAACCCCCTTCACATTAGGCTATACCTTGCTGGATTCCAACTTTAATGCTCCCTCCTCGGCACATTAATGCCACTTGAAAAGAGTAATCAAGTGCTGGACACTGAAACACCATTCCCTCAATTGTGCAGCACTTAATCAGAATTTATGCACCAATTTTTcctcaattatgcagaaactttaTGCACCAATTTTAactcaattatgcagaaactttaTGCACAAATTTTAactcaattatgcagaaactttaTGCATAATTCACTACGTTCACATCAAACACTACTCAAACAGTCCAAGATGGAGACCCTTGTAGTCCAGTTTTTCTAAATTTGGACAATGAGAGATAATTAGAAAAGTAAGAGAGAGTGGAAGCAAACCCTTATCTGGAAAACATTTTGCATCCACTTCATCAATCTCTAATATTTTCAAAGAAGGACTATCTCTGAAAGCTCCTTTCAGTGACCCAACAAGTCTAGAGCACTTACTGATTTCCAGCTCTTCTAGATTTGATGGCAAGCCTCCGTCAGGGAACGACTCAAGTCTTGGACAGTCTCTTATCGATAAACTCCTGAGAGATGGAAGCAGCATATGCATGCTTCCAGGCAATGATTCAAATTTAAGACAATACTCGAGTTTTAGGTGTTCTAGATGATTATGGACGAAACTCTGTGAAATCATCTCTAGATTATCAAACCCACTGAGAGCAAGCGTCTTGAGTTTTGGGAACAAATCCAGTGGAAAGCTTCGTAGAGAGATACAACCATCATTGATTGACTCCAAGGGTGAATCAATGTACAAGTCTTCAAGAGTGTCGTACAACCCAACAATTTCAAACAATGATGTTTCCATTGTGAGCCTTTTCATTGTACCACACTCTAACTGCAGTTTTCCACAATTACGTAGTTGTAAATCTAGAGCCCTAGGAGCGAAAGCCTCAAGTTGTTGGCAGTCTTTAATTTGTAGTTTTTCCAGAGGAATAAGTTGCTTTGGCAACTGTCCTTTCAGCTTTGGACATTTTCTTATGGAAAGATCTCGTAGACGTGGAAAAGCATCTGCTTGACAATCCCATTTTTCCCATTGACGCATATAGGAGAAGTGCAATGTTTCAAGGGATTTAAATGAAGAAATGTTGTTCCCATGAAAATCACCATCAACAATACTCACTACGCCATCAAGTTTTATAATCTTCAAGACCTTCAGAAATGGCAAAAGTCCAAGGGGAGGTAAACGTTCACAAAATTCACATTCATCCAACACTAAGGACACTATATTCCACAATGAATTATCTAGTAACCAATTTGGAAATCGTTTCCCACCATAGTTAACGATTGACAACTCCTTTAAGTTTTTGGAAGGTTGCAGATTCACAATTACATCCTCTTCGCTTTTTGAGTCAATAGAGTCCCGATCCCAATCCCATCGCAACTTCAGCGTCACAAGGTGTGTTTTATTCTTCAAATCTGCTTCTAATGCATCCAGGGAATTCTCAACATTCTGCAGCTCCTCAATTGATATACTTCCCTCAAGGTTGAGCTCTCCTAGCTGTTGAATGCCATGGCCAACATTAAAGGAACTCATTACTACTTTAAGATTCGTCAGTTTTCCCAAATACGGTGGCATCTTTCTCACATTCGTCACTTTAATTTCAAGGCGACACAAATTGGTGAGTAAATGCAAATTTGAGGGTAACTCCTCCAAATCTCTACAATAATTCAACTTCAGTATTTGCAAGTAGGGAAGTACACATATCCTTTCGGATAGTTTTTCTATAGCAGTATGGGAAAGGTTTATCGAACGAAGATGCTCAAGATTGCTCACATAGTCAGGTAACTCTTTAAGGTCAGAACAATGAGAGAGTGATAAGATACGCAAGAACTTAAACTTGGTGAACAATTCATGTATCGAAATGTTGCAATGCCAATGATAGTAAAGTTGATATGTGTTCCTAGCTTTTGGCATAAATGTACGTAACCTTTTTGAATTACATAAAGTTCCAAACTCATCAAAATGTTGATTGTGACCAAGTTCAACTGAAAAATGACGAGTTACTTTTGGTATCTTTTCTGTTTGATCAAGTTCGCACCTGAAGTATAGGCCTCCACAAACATATTTTGCCAAATCATGTAGAAGGTCATGCATAACAAATActtctttattttcatctaATTTTTGTAAGAAAGATCTTGATACTAGATCATTGAAGTATTGTTGGCAAACTTCTTCTGGAGTCTTACTATGTTGACGACAGTGTGGGAGGTTTTCAGTCATCCACAAATGAATTAAACACTCCTTTTTAAACTCATAATCCTTAGGGAACAGGGCACAGTAAGCAAAGCATACCTTGAGTTGAGATGGAAGGTGGATATAACTCAATGCTAAAGAAGGAATAATGTTGCAACACTCATTCAAAAATTCCCATATTTCGCTTTGGAACACGGTTTTCCAATCTGAAATAGATGATTTGTTGTATAACAGACTTCCCATTGTTTTCAAGGCCAGAGGTAGTCCTTTACATTTTCTAACAATCTCCATGCCAATCTTCCTGCACTCTGGATCTGATTGAGTATCATCATCTCGGAAGGCATGTTTAGAAAACAACTTCCAACAATCATCttcttgtaattgttgtagGGAGTGTTCATCTGATCGCATGGTAGAACAAACTTCCTTGCTACGCGTAGTCATAAGAATTCTACTTCCTTGGGCTCCGAAAAGAAGGGGCTTTTGCACTTCTTCCCATTTAAATTGGTTTTCGTTCCCAACATCATCCAAAATAAGAAGAAACTTTTTCCCTGTCAATTCTTCCTTCAAACTTGTGTGAACCATCTCTGTATCTCTACTGTCATCAGTTGATTTAGTAATTGCCTCAAGAATTGCTCTTGATATCTTGAAAACATCAAATTCATGTGAAACACAAACCCAAACTTTGACATCAAATTTAGCCTCATCCACCCTCGGGTCATTGAATACATGTTGAGTGAGAGTGGTCTTACCCACTCCACCCATTCCCACAATACAAAGTATTGATGGTTGGTTACCAGTGTTGATGTCAGAAGTCAGTCAGTCAATGATCAGTCTTTTATCATCATCTCTGCCATAGATATCACTTCCAACAACCAAAGATGTTTGTGATTTATGTGGCAGTTCATTACTCAACCCAGATTCAACACCGCCAGCAGTTTTCAATCCTAGATCACCCCTTTGGCTTGAGAGAAATTCTAAATCGTCAAGGATTTGTTCCATCTTACACTGAATTTCCTTGTTAAGGGAACTAATAGTAATAGGAGAAGATTTGAAGAAATTGAGTACCTTGCAAGTAGAGTCTGAGGTTTGAGATTCAGATTCAGCATCTAGTTGtcttttggagagcttttgtATATCATCTAAGAGATCCTCTGCATCAAGGACAATATCTTTGACCTTAAGCAGCCAGTTTCTGACATGTGGATCCGCGAACTGCTTTCGCTCTGTATCATCAGCCAGAGAATGGATGGAATGCATCTTGGTTTCCAACTGGTTGAGCAGCTTTTGATCAAGCTCTCTTGCATGAAAAAAATCGAGAATTTGAGGAGAAGCTAGCTTCTGGAATGCAACCTGAAGGAAAGCCGAGAGAAGAGCACCACCAACAAGTTTGAATGCCATGGTAGGAGAAAGATGAATGGATTCAACTGCTGCTAGCTTTTGCCAATGACTCAATTGTTCATAAAAAGATATTTGATCaacatttttgttcttcaatagTTAGTaaatctataattttttattcttcccAACATTACAAACTGCAACAGCTGTATTTCACTTATGAATGAGTGGGTATTGTTAAAGTATTAACTAAGTAAGGGAATTGTTTAAATTAAGAGATGTATTAAAAAGCGTGTTAACATTTATTACTTTATTAGTTGATATATTAAGTTTTAATGTGATTGTTTAGCTCTGCAGTGGGAATTTTTTCATGTGACAACAGTCTTCCACTTGAGTAAAGCACGAGATTTGATGCATTGTTTCTGGCAACAATAGAAATTGTAATGTTATTCATATTACAATAGTGAGTCACTTGAGTAAAGCACAACATTTGCACTATGCAACTGAGAAAAAGTAATGATTGAGTGCTGGAATCAAATGTAGTTTAACCTGGCTGATTATATCAAAACTTTGGCAAAACTTTCCGCTAATGATTGTAATGTTAAAAGGAGAAGGTAATATGAGATCAAACGAAGGTAAATGTTGGCTAGATTCACATTCATTCAACTTTAAGGACACCAAATTCGATAATGAATTTTCTAGTAACCAATTTGGAAATTGTTTGTCAACACAGTCAAAGATTGCCAACTCCTTTAATTTCTTGGAAGGTTGCAGAACGTCCTCAACATTTAATCTTTGTAGAATAATGTAACACTACATGTATTTTCTTTGTTGGAATTTTATATATTCTGCTATAGTTTACATATTTAAGATGACAGAGTGCATGAAACAACTTAACTAAGTCAGCAAATAGTTAAATAACTAAAAGATTCTTCTCTTTCACGTCAATTTTGACTGGCCAGACAATATGGCAGGGTTAGCATTACGATGAAACCAACGTTGATATTCTATTTTATGTTTACTGATAGCACTTTCAAATGGCTAGTAGCCTAGTATTACATTCTCGGTTTGAgctgtttcttatttttaaaatctctATTCTTTCTTGTTATGAGAAACAAAATCAATTAAATCAtcataaacaaattcaaaatttgaaatgaaaatAGACATTTAACTCCACTTTAGATCCGTACGAGTGCACCTAATGGTCTTGATAAAACATTGACTTACCATGCTTACCAACTACCTTCTATATCTTGtgagattaaaataaatttttcctTGGTTAGATACAAGTTTGAATCCATTGGTATGCTACAGGCTTAGCATGTTTCATTTATCATCCATCATCCATGTGtcttcttgaatgttaagagaATATTTTCTTTGAAATATGATCAAACCAACATTGAATTGTGCCACTTATATACCAAGGAAACACTTCAAGTGTCcaagatattttatttagaaCTTTTGATCAAGGTATTGTTTTATTTGTACAATCCACTCCTTATCACTACATGTGATAACAATGTCGTCCACGTGTACAATTCTTCCTTGAGCATGGAAGGATAATGAATTGAATTAGAAAGATTAGTGTAAAGTATGGTTGAGGGAAACATATTAATGGAATATATTGTTGTTCTAAGTTACTGTAAAATGAATTCTCAGTACcctctttctctgttttcgAGGCAATTATGCAAGGGTTGagagaaaaagataaaatgaaGTACCTATGATTTTTGGTTAATGTGTACCTTGTTCAACACAAATTTAAAGTTCAATTACTCTATGCCAGAAGAATGTTCTATAGTAGATAAATTCTACTATGTTAATTTTCTGTACCTCCTTTCTTTATATACTTCTTATAACTGTTTGGGATCTTACTCTACTTTAAATTTTATGGTCAATGATTCGAATCCTTTAGGAGACCTTGTTTGACACTCTTAAACGCTTATCCAACATTCTtatgtttcaattttattattattttatatttatacaacattgaatagaaaagttataTCCCAGAAGATTACTTAAATAAGGAGATAGGTAGAGTGGAtcacaaatttcaatttcaacatCTTTATGTTATCTGAAAGAAAACTTAGTTGCAGTAAAAAATTGAAGGCGAAACTTCCACTAGTAATTGTAGTAATTGTAAtcttaaaaggaaaaggaatGAATTGTTAAAAGCTATGGCAGAACTACTAAAATATTctgaacaaaaacaaaattaggaACCCACCAAATGGATCACCATTCAGAACAAACGACATGACTACAATATATATAGTGTTTGAATGTGAGCAATCTTTTCCCAGTCTTTGCCTCCTTCTTTTTGGCAACACTGCTTCAACAAAGGACATCGGTCTATACACAGATACTTCAAATTTGATGGTAGACCTACGTCAGGGAATGACTCAAGCCTAGGAATGCCAACTATTACCAGATTTTCTAGATTTGATGGGAAACCTCCATATGGGAATGACTCAAGTTTTGGACAGTCTGCTATGTATAACTTTCTGAGAGATGGAAGTAGCATATGCATGTTTTCAGGCAATGATTTAAATTTATGGCAGCTAATGATTGTCAGCTCTTCTAGATTTGATGGGAAACCTCTGTCAAAGAACAACTCAAGTCTTGGACAGTCTTGTATGAATAACTTCCTGAGAGATGGAAGGTGCATATGCATGTTTCCAGGAAATGATTCAAATTTATGGCACCTAATGATTTCCAGACACTCTAGATGATTATGGATGAGACACTGTGAAATCATTTGAAAATTAACAAGCCCTATAAGATTAAGGGTCGAGAGTTTTGGGAAGAAATCCAGTGGAAAGGTCCATAGAGAAACACAGTCATCAGTGATTGACTCTGGGGGTGCAAAAATTTGTAAGTATTCAAGACTGTCGGACCCAACAATTTCCAACCATGAAGCTTCCATGTTGTGCCCACCCATTGTAAGCCTTTTCATTGTAGCCCACTCCAACTGCAACTTTCCACAGTCACGAAGTTCCAAATCTAGAGCCCTCGGAGCGGATGCATCAAGTTGTTGGCAGAATATAATGTCTAGTATTTCCAAAGGAACAAGTTGCTTTGGTAGTTGTCCTTTCAGCTTGGGACAATTTGATATGAAAAGCCTTATTAGACGTGGAAAGGCACCTATCACAACTTGGCAGTCCCACTTTTCCCATTGACTCATATGGGAGAAGTCCAATATTTCTAGGGATTTAAATGAACAAGAGTTGTTCCCATGAAAATCACCATCAACACTCACTATTTTATCAAACCCTGAAATCTTCAGCCTCTTCAGATAAGGCAAAAGACCAAGCGGAGGTAAACGTTGGCAAGATTCACATTTATCTAACTCTAAGAACACCAAATTCAAAAATGACTTATCCAGTAACCAATTTGGAAATTGTTTCCCGCCATACTTAAAAATTGACAACTTCCTTAAGTTTTTGGAAGGTTGCAGATTCTCAATTGTGTCCTCTTCTTTTTTTGAATCAATAGAGTTCCCATTCCTCCCCCATCCCAAGCTCAGCTCCACAAGGTGTGTTTTATTCTTCAAATCTGCTTCTAATGCTTCCGTGGAATCCTCAATGTTCTGCAGCTCCCCAATTGATATGCTTCCATCAAGGTTGATCTCTCTTAGCTGTTGAATACCCAACTCTTTGCTAAGGCCAACATTAAAGGAATTCATTACTACTTTAAGATTCTTCAGTTTTCCCAAATGCGGTGGCACCTTTCTCACTTTCGTCTCTTTTAATTCAAGGCGACACAAATTGCTTAATAAATGCAAATTTGAGGGCAACTCTTCCAAATGTATACAGTAGTTCAAATTCAGTATTTGCAAGTGGGAGAGTGAACATATCTTTTCAGTCAATCTTTTTATCATAGTATGGGAAAGGTCTAAGGAACGGAGATACTCAAGATTACCAAAAGAATCAGGTAACTCTTGAAGGTCAGAGCAATGAGATAGAGATAAGATACGTATGAACTTAAACTTCGAGAACAATTCATCTATCGACATTTTGATATCCCAACTCCACAAATAATTTAGGCTACTAGCATTTGGCATAAATGTACGTAACCTTTTTGTATTACATAAAGTTCCAAACCCATCAAAATATTGTTTGTGttgaaattcaaatgaaatatgACGAGCTACTTCCTGTATCTTTTCTGTTTGATCAAGTTCACACCTAAAGTATAGGCCTCCACCGACATATTTTGCCAAATCATGTAGAAGGTCATGCATGATAAATacttctttattttcatttggTTGTTGGAAGAAGGACCTTGATAGTAGATCATTGAAGTATTGTTGGCAAACTTCTTCTGGAGTCCTACTATGTTGATGACAATGTGCAAAATTTTCAGTCATCCACAACTGAATCAACTCCTTCTTTTCTAACTCATAATCCTTGGGGAATAAGGCACAGTAAGCAAAGCATACCTTGAGATGAGAAGGAAGGTGGATATAGCTCAATGCTAAAGCGGGAATAATATCACAACGCTCTTTTGAAAATTCCCATATTTCGCTTTGGAGCACAGTTTTCCACTCTGAAACAGATGATTTGTTGTATAACATACTTCCCATTGTTTTCAAGGCGAGAGGTAATCCTTTACATTTCTTAACAATCTTCATTCCAATCTTCTTGCACTCTGGGTTTAGTTGAGTACAATCACCTCGAAATGCATGTTTAGCAAACAACTTCCAACAATCATCttcttgtaattgttgtagGGAGTATTCTTCTGAACGCATGGTAGAAGCAACTTCCTTACTACGTGTGGTCACAAGAATCTTACTCCCTTGGACTCCTAAAACAAGGGGCTTCTGCACTTCCTCCCATTTAGGTTGGTTTTCGTTCCAAACGTCATCCAAAACAAGAAGAAATTTCTTTCCCGTCAATTCTTCTTTCATTCTTCTATGGACCATCTCCAGATCTCTACTATCATCGGTTGATTTAGTAACTGCCTCAAGAATTGCTCTAGATATCTTGAAAACATCAAATTCATCTGAAACACAAACCCAAACTTTAACATCAAATTTAGCCTCATCCACCCTCAGGTCATTGAATACATGTTGAGCGAGAGTGGTCTTACCCACTCCACCCATTCCCACAATAGAAATTATTGATGGTTGGTTACCACAATTGATGTCAGAAGTCAGCCAATCAATGATCAGTCTTTTATCATCATCTCTGCCATAGATATCAGTTCCAACAACCAACGATGttgtttgtgatttttgtgacaGATCATTACTCAACCCAGATCCAACACCGCCAGCGATTTTCAATCCTAGATCACCCCTTTGGGTTGAGAGAAATTCTAAATCATCAAGGATTTGTTCCATCCTACACTCAATTTCCTTGTTAAGGGAACTAATAGTAATAGGAGAAGATTTGAAGAAATTGAGTACCTTGCAAGTACAGCCTGAGGTTTGAGATTCAGATTCAGCATCTTGTCTTTTGGAGATCTTTTGTATATCATCCAAGAGATCCTCGGCATTAAGGACAGCATCTTTGACCTTAAGCAGCCAGTTTCTGACATGTGGATCCGTGAACTGCTTTCGCTCTGCATCATCAGCCAGAGAATGGATGGAGTGCATCTTGGTTTCCAACTTGTTGAGCAGCTTTTGATCAAGCTCTCTTGCATGAAAGAAATCGAGAATTTGAGGAGAAGCTAACTTGTCGAATGCAACCTGAAGGAAAGCAGAGAGAAGAGCACCACCAACAAGTTCTAAGGCCATGGTAGGAGAAAGATGAGTGGATTCAACTGCTGCTAGCTTTTGCCAATGACTCAGTGGTTCATAAAAAGATATTTGATCaacatttttgttcttcaaaaGTTAGTGAacctataattttttattcttcccAACATCACAAACTACAACAGCTGTATTGCACTTATGAATGAGTGGGAATTATTAAACTATTAACTAAGTAAGGGAATTGTTTAAATTAAGAGATATATTAAAAAGCATGTTAAAGTCTATTATTTTAATGTGATTTTTGTAGCTCTGCAGTGGGAATTCTTTtcatgaattaaaataatatttacagtAACAATCCATCATTTAATCTTTCTAGAATAATGTAACACTACATGTATTTTGTTTGTTGGAATTTTATATATTCTGGTATGGTTTACATATTTAAGATGACAGAGTGCATGAATCAACTTAACTAAGTCAACAAATAGTTAAATTACTGAAAGATTCTTCTCTTTCACATCAATTTTGACTGGGCAGAGCATGTGCAGAGTTAGCATTACGATGAAACCAACGTTGGTATTCTATTTTATGTTTACTGATAACACTTGCAAATGGCTAGTATTACATTCTCGGTTGGAGCTCTCTTATTTTTAAATCATCATAAACAAATTTGTTAACTACATTAACCGGAAAGGTAAGTGTTTCAAGATATAAAAGGAAAACTAAGATCAAAATAGTTGTGCCACTCAATCATATTCTACATTCAAAATTGTTAACTACAGAAAAAAAATCTCCGCTATGTTTCCTGAAGGCAGGACAGAAAAGCAGAGGTGTTGGCCTTAAACAATGTTGCAGAAGTAACAAATACATAACATAACTGATTGGACAATCCCTCAAATTGTATCAATGAATCTCCAAGTGTCGAATAGAATTTAAATGCAATGATGCTTACTGGGTTTAAAATGAAAAGTATGGAGCTTCTAGGTCCTCCATGACTTGTTCCATCTTTGATTCAATTTCGTTTTCAAATAATCTGAAAAAAGAAGATTTGAGGGAATTCCACACCTTCTTAGTAGCACTCTTAGACTCAGCTTCCACTTGgattcatttttttatcagctcCACTTGGCTTCATAATCTATTTCCTCCAAGAGATGTTCTGCATCAAACACAACATCTTTGGCCTTGAGAAGCCAATCTCTCACACGTGGATCTGTCAAGTGCTTTTGTTCTTCATCAAAAGCCACAACATCAATGGCTAGGAGATTCATCTTCAAGTCGCTGAATTGCTTCTTTTTGTGTTTTCTTCCACGAAATGTTGACAAAACGGGAAGCCAAAGTGTCAATAGTCCTCTCCAACAGAAGTAGAAACAAGAGCACCGGTAACAATTTAGAGTACTGCCATGGTTAGAATAGGAAAGGGAGTTGATGAATAAAACTGAGAAGGAAGTGCAATggaaataatagtaataaactaatttttgaaTGATGGGTTTGAGTTAAGGTCTGTGAACAACCAATAAGTGTTGAGTCTTCCCTCAGCTCTGTGATTCACAAGCTATACCAATCAGCATGAGTTTTTTATCCTTAACGTTCTCATATATGAAAGCAGCATATTCATGATTCCAGGTAATGATTCTAATTTATAGCACCTAATGATCTCCGGAAATCTTAGATTATTATGGATGAGACACTGTGAAATCATTTCTAGATTACCTCATTGAATCATATTGGATAAATACAATGCTTCAAGGGATTTAAATGAAGAAGAGTTGTTTCCATGAAAATCAGCATCAATATTCATTATCCCATCAAGTTTTGTAATGTTCAAAACCTTGAGAAATGACAAAAATCCAAGGGGAGGTGAACGTTGGCAAGATCCACATTCCTCTAACACTAAGGACACCATATTCCATAATGAATTCTCTAGTAACCATTTCGGAAATTGATTGCCACCATAGTCAAAGATTGCCAACTCGCTTGAGTTGTTGGAAGGTTGCAGATTCTCAATTAggttctcttcttttttttgaATCAATAGAGTTCCCATTCCTTCTCCATCGCAAATTTAGCTTCAGAAGGagtgttttatttttcaaatatgcTTCTAATGCATCCAGGTAATTCTCAACATTCTGCAGCTCCTGAATTGATAGACTTCCATCAAGGTTGAGCTCTCGTAGCTGTTGAACACCCAAGTCCCTGCTAAAGTCAACATTAAAAGAATTCATTATTACTTTTAGAATCTTCGGTTTTCCCAAATGCAGTGACACCTTCACTTAAGTCTGTATAAGTTCAAGACGGCCCAAATTGGTGAGTAAATGCAAATTAGGGGACAACTCCTTCAAATCTCTACAGTAGTTCAACTTAAGTATTTGCAAGTGGGAGACTTGTTAGCATTAAACTCAAAGCCTTCAGCTGTCATCAGTTTTATTTTAGCATCTGAATAGacaataattattatctttaattctagttttgaaagtcatttatactatgatttaaatgtaaattatagtataggttttatgagagagaaggtagaatttgagaagtctattgtaagactatttagagagattgtattcttatttgaaaaataacagtgaaataaaatatatattttctgttCACAAATATCTTGCTCTGTTTTTTTCCCTCAACACCAACAAGACTGAACATATTTTTTCGattattcttttttctattgCAGTATGGGAGACGTCTAAGGAACGGAGATGTTCAAGATTGGCAACAGAGTCAGGTAAGTCTTGAGGGTCAGAACAATGAAACAGATATAAGATACGTATACACGAACATAAACTTGGAGAACAATTCATGTATGGACATTTTGATATTCCAACTCCAAATATAATTCAAGCTACAGCTTTTGGCATAAATGTACGTAACCTTTTTTGTATTACATAGAGTTCCAAACCCATCAAAATATTTAGTGTGACCAAGTTCAAGTGAAAAATGACGAGTTACCTTTTGTATCTTTTCTCGTTAATCAATTGCGCATCTGGTAATCATGTCCCCACCAACATATTTTGCCAAATCATTTAGAAGGTCATGCATAACAAATACGTCTCCTTTTTTACCTGATGGTTGAAAGAAGGACCTTGATAGTAGAACATTGAAGAATTGTTGGCAAACTTCTTCTCAAGTCATACTATGTTGACGAAAGTGGGGGAAATTTTCGAACATCC
Encoded here:
- the LOC137823766 gene encoding putative disease resistance RPP13-like protein 1 isoform X5, with protein sequence MQESLIKSCSTSWKPRCTPSILWLMMQSESSSRIHMSETGCLRSKMLSLMPRISWMIYKRSPKDKMLNLNLKPQAVLARGDLGLKIAGGVGSGLSNDLSQKSQTTSLVVGTDIYGRDDDKRLIIDWLTSDINCGNQPSIISIVGMGGVDEFDVFKISRAILEAVTKSTDDSRDLEMVHRRMKEELTGKKFLLVLDDVWNENQPKWEEVQKPLVLGVQGSKILVTTRSKEVASTMRSEEYSLQQLQEDDCWKLFAKHAFRGDCTQLNPECKKIGMKIVKKCKGLPLALKTMGSMLYNKSSVSEWKTVLQSEIWEFSKERCDIIPALALSYIHLPSHLKVCFAYCALFPKDYELEKKELIQLWMTENFAHCHQHSRTPEEVCQQYFNDLLSRSFFQQPNENKEVFIMHDLLHDLAKYVGGGLYFRCELDQTEKIQEVARHISFEFQHKQYFDGFGTLCNTKRLRTFMPNASSLNYLWSWDIKMSIDELFSKFKFIRILSLSHCSDLQELPDSFGNLEYLRSLDLSHTMIKRLTEKICSLSHLQILNLNYCIHLEELPSNLHLLSNLCRLELKETKVRKVPPHLGKLKNLKVVMNSFNVGLSKELGIQQLREINLDGSISIGELQNIEDSTEALEADLKNKTHLVELSLGWGRNGNSIDSKKEEDTIENLQPSKNLRKLSIFKYGGKQFPNWLLDKSFLNLVFLELDKCESCQRLPPLGLLPYLKRLKISGFDKIVSVDGDFHGNNSCSFKSLEILDFSHMSQWEKWDCQVVIGAFPRLIRLFISNCPKLKGQLPKQLVPLEILDIIFCQQLDASAPRALDLELRDCGKLQLEWATMKRLTMGGHNMEASWLEIVGSDSLEYLQIFAPPESITDDCVSLWTFPLDFFPKLSTLNLIGLVNFQMISQCLIHNHLECLEIIRCHKFESFPGNMHMHLPSLRKLFIQDCPRLELFFDRGFPSNLEELTIISCHKFKSLPENMHMLLPSLRKLYIADCPKLESFPYGGFPSNLENLVIVGIPRLESFPDVGLPSNLKYLCIDRCPLLKQCCQKEGGKDWEKIAHIQTLYIL
- the LOC137823766 gene encoding putative disease resistance RPP13-like protein 1 isoform X4, translating into MQESLIKSCSTSWKPRCTPSILWLMMQSESSSRIHMSETGCLRSKMLSLMPRISWMIYKRSPKDKMLNLNLKPQAVLARGDLGLKIAGGVGSGLSNDLSQKSQTTSLVVGTDIYGRDDDKRLIIDWLTSDINCGNQPSIISIVGMGGVGKTTLAQHVFNDLRVDEAKFDVKVWVCVSDEFDVFKISRAILEAVTKSTDDSRDLEMVHRRMKEELTGKKFLLVLDDVWNENQPKWEEVQKPLVLGVQGSKILVTTRSKEVASTMRSEEYSLQQLQEDDCWKLFAKHAFRGDCTQLNPECKKIGMKIVKKCKGLPLALKTMGSMLYNKSSVSEWKTVLQSEIWEFSKERCDIIPALALSYIHLPSHLKVCFAYCALFPKDYELEKKELIQLWMTENFAHCHQHSRTPEEVCQQYFNDLLSRSFFQQPNENKEVFIMHDLLHDLAKYVGGGLYFRCELDQTEKIQEVARHISFEFQHKQYFDGFGTLCNTKRLRTFMPNASSLNYLWSWDIKMSIDELFSKFKFIRILSLSHCSDLQELPDSFGNLEYLRSLDLSHTMIKRLTEKICSLSHLQILNLNYCIHLEELPSNLHLLSNLCRLELKETKVRKVPPHLGKLKNLKVVMNSFNVGLSKELGIQQLREINLDGSISIGELQNIEDSTEALEADLKNKTHLVELSLGWGRNGNSIDSKKEEDTIENLQPSKNLRKLSIFKYGGKQFPNWLLDKSFLNLVFLELDKCESCQRLPPLGLLPYLKRLKISGFDKIVSVDGDFHGNNSCSFKSLEILDFSHMSQWEKWDCQVVIGAFPRLIRLFISNCPKLKGQLPKQLVPLEILDIIFCQQLDASAPRALDLELRDCGKLQLEWATMKRLTMGGHNMEASWLEIVGSDSLEYLQIFAPPESITDDCVSLWTFPLDFFPKLSTLNLIGLVNFQMISQCLIHNHLECLEIIRCHKFESFPGNMHMHLPSLRKLFIQDCPRLELFFDRGFPSNLEELTIISCHKFKSLPENMHMLLPSLRKLYIADCPKLESFPYGGFPSNLENLVIVGIPRLESFPDVGLPSNLKYLCIDRCPLLKQCCQKEGGKDWEKIAHIQTLYIL